A single window of Fastidiosipila sp. DNA harbors:
- a CDS encoding histidine kinase yields MVELLDNLTQSAATLIAFIGASILYYRTRRQSFFLLACFLGCFMLGTFHWTLYILLFDSSPQVFYVSELAWNASFLFLLTLAYLLATEEEKKFRHPVLLLVPVFCIPQLILYLSRGEIFANLLMVGLTMAVAFFAMRGFVFARRQSGQARNLQYFHGAVLVIIFLEFGLWTSSCFWISDTMSNPYFWFDFLLSASLLALVPAMKKAVTA; encoded by the coding sequence ATGGTCGAACTGCTTGACAATCTGACGCAATCCGCTGCCACACTGATCGCTTTTATCGGTGCCAGTATCCTCTATTACAGAACGCGCCGGCAATCCTTTTTTCTGCTGGCCTGCTTTTTGGGCTGCTTCATGCTCGGTACCTTTCACTGGACTCTCTACATTCTCTTATTTGACAGTTCGCCTCAAGTCTTCTATGTATCGGAATTGGCCTGGAATGCAAGCTTTCTATTTCTGCTGACTTTGGCGTACCTTCTGGCTACAGAGGAGGAGAAGAAGTTCCGGCATCCAGTCCTGCTCCTGGTGCCGGTTTTTTGCATTCCGCAGCTGATCCTTTACCTGAGTCGTGGTGAGATTTTTGCCAACCTTTTAATGGTCGGTCTCACCATGGCCGTAGCCTTCTTTGCCATGCGCGGTTTCGTATTCGCCAGAAGGCAGAGCGGTCAGGCCCGAAATCTGCAATATTTTCACGGTGCAGTCCTCGTGATTATATTCTTGGAATTTGGCCTTTGGACCTCCTCCTGTTTCTGGATCAGCGATACCATGTCCAACCCCTACTTCTGGTTCGACTTTCTGCTGTCAGCTTCCCTGCTGGCCCTGGTTCCGGCTATGAAAAAAGCGGTAACCGCATGA
- a CDS encoding carbon-nitrogen hydrolase family protein — protein sequence MRLFALELNNDLKGVGERKEYIESLIAALPSPDLVLLPELALCSYMPNQKIWHFADHGGRDTSSWAMKMASKYNTFIGVGYLDFEKRDYYNRYLIADGKHVYGSVTKSEGEAAVFRRGWFDSIIRAPFGNIAVAICYDARRRHFYDNVKDEKIALIVFPHGSPANPNKDAEEIASIEDLCGSYLDAFGVPVVYVNSVGKLEPMPGIMGWMMKKAGFKMNGRSRICSADGRQILPLPQGIIGWEVDLCEKKRRREIHFFGQDLTRDNFLFRRTLLRLDISRGIRQYEKAQKRSQSER from the coding sequence ATGAGACTCTTTGCCTTGGAACTGAATAATGACCTGAAGGGGGTCGGTGAAAGAAAAGAATACATCGAATCGCTGATCGCCGCGCTTCCTTCCCCGGATTTAGTCTTGCTGCCCGAACTGGCTTTGTGCAGTTACATGCCAAACCAGAAGATATGGCATTTTGCCGACCATGGCGGCCGGGATACCTCTTCATGGGCCATGAAGATGGCATCCAAGTACAACACATTCATTGGGGTTGGATACCTGGATTTTGAAAAGAGAGATTACTATAACCGCTACCTGATCGCCGATGGAAAACATGTTTATGGCTCTGTTACCAAAAGTGAAGGCGAAGCGGCTGTATTCAGGAGGGGCTGGTTTGACAGTATCATCAGGGCACCTTTTGGGAATATCGCGGTCGCCATCTGCTACGACGCGAGACGCAGACACTTCTATGACAACGTAAAGGACGAAAAAATTGCTCTGATCGTTTTTCCTCACGGCAGTCCGGCCAATCCCAACAAAGATGCGGAAGAAATTGCGTCTATTGAAGATCTATGCGGCAGCTACCTGGACGCCTTTGGCGTTCCTGTTGTTTATGTCAACAGTGTGGGGAAGCTGGAACCCATGCCCGGTATCATGGGCTGGATGATGAAAAAAGCCGGATTCAAAATGAATGGCAGAAGCCGGATCTGTTCGGCGGACGGCCGGCAAATCCTGCCTCTCCCGCAAGGAATCATAGGCTGGGAAGTTGATCTTTGTGAGAAAAAGAGAAGGCGGGAAATCCACTTCTTCGGGCAGGACCTGACCAGGGATAATTTTCTCTTTCGCCGCACCCTCCTTCGGCTTGATATTTCACGGGGTATCCGACAATACGAAAAAGCCCAGAAGCGCAGCCAATCCGAGCGATGA
- a CDS encoding DUF4179 domain-containing protein: protein MRSTEERLAAVRQRAQEIEVNRSKRRGLVIGVSALAAGLLAVTGLSFLIPSLKAGSPAADYNHPGATASVFDVNNRLGYVLIGVLAFALGVVITILCYRIRMKNKKEQGGSNGRTA, encoded by the coding sequence ATGCGGAGTACTGAGGAAAGGCTGGCCGCGGTCAGACAGAGAGCTCAGGAAATTGAGGTGAATAGAAGCAAACGCCGCGGGCTTGTGATCGGTGTCTCCGCTTTGGCTGCAGGTCTTTTGGCCGTTACGGGCCTGTCGTTTTTAATTCCGTCTTTGAAAGCAGGATCACCAGCTGCTGATTACAACCATCCGGGAGCGACTGCCAGTGTTTTTGATGTCAACAATCGTTTGGGATATGTCCTGATCGGAGTCCTGGCTTTTGCCCTCGGTGTCGTCATTACGATTCTTTGCTACCGGATCCGCATGAAGAATAAGAAAGAGCAGGGCGGCAGCAATGGTCGAACTGCTTGA
- a CDS encoding PrsW family intramembrane metalloprotease, which yields MTYVENIFVCLAAPLLVAMIFMGKKSCRFFLFAFAGMGACLLSAYLNSFFAQLYQADLMNASTQIAPVVEEVMKLMPLLFYLLVFEPESERIPSSVLTIAVSFATFENIVYLTQSGAENLAHLFIRGFGTGAMHIVCGAIICYGLVYVWQRNWLKIAGTAGLLGASITYHATYNLLVAHGGITQYIGYALPLVSLLLTGVMIKLATQLPSPVEVAKEGGAEESQIWK from the coding sequence ATGACTTATGTTGAAAATATTTTCGTCTGCCTTGCAGCTCCCCTTCTGGTCGCTATGATTTTCATGGGGAAAAAGAGCTGCCGTTTTTTCCTCTTCGCTTTTGCCGGCATGGGCGCCTGCCTTCTTTCCGCTTATCTCAATAGCTTCTTCGCCCAGCTCTACCAGGCGGATTTGATGAATGCCTCGACCCAGATTGCCCCAGTGGTAGAGGAAGTCATGAAACTTATGCCGCTCTTATTTTATCTTCTGGTTTTTGAACCTGAGTCTGAGAGGATCCCGAGCTCGGTACTGACCATTGCGGTCAGTTTCGCTACCTTTGAAAATATTGTTTACCTGACGCAAAGCGGCGCGGAGAATCTTGCCCATTTGTTTATCCGCGGATTCGGAACAGGTGCCATGCATATCGTCTGCGGCGCCATTATCTGCTACGGGCTGGTTTACGTCTGGCAACGAAATTGGCTGAAAATTGCCGGTACCGCTGGCTTGTTGGGAGCCTCCATTACTTACCACGCGACCTACAATCTCCTGGTTGCCCATGGCGGCATCACACAATACATTGGCTATGCCCTGCCCCTGGTTAGTCTATTGCTGACCGGAGTGATGATCAAGCTGGCTACGCAACTGCCGTCGCCTGTCGAGGTGGCAAAGGAAGGCGGCGCGGAAGAATCGCAGATCTGGAAATAG
- a CDS encoding alpha/beta fold hydrolase, which yields MPEVKVNGITMNYEQDGSGEPLVLIPYLAADHACYAFQVADYAKEFTCISVDPRGAGMTDKPAGDYSMELFADDIAALMQALKIEKAHVSGLSLGAATGMWLAAKYPEKVKSLSLHSGWPKTDPFLKTVVEGWQVMAKGLNSVTEMVILGIFPWCFTPELYAEKPDYVQSLADFVRSRPEQPLDAFLRQSQAVIEHDAEEQLGRIKAPTQITFGRHDLITSTRFAQAMQNAIEDARLVVFEGCAHAPIYQDVEGFNQATLEFLKQHAG from the coding sequence ATGCCTGAAGTTAAAGTTAACGGAATCACCATGAACTATGAGCAAGATGGAAGCGGTGAGCCGCTTGTCCTCATACCTTACCTGGCGGCGGACCATGCCTGCTACGCTTTCCAGGTGGCGGATTATGCCAAGGAATTTACCTGTATCTCGGTTGACCCGAGGGGGGCCGGCATGACGGACAAGCCCGCCGGGGACTACTCCATGGAGTTGTTTGCCGACGATATTGCGGCTCTGATGCAGGCTCTGAAGATTGAAAAGGCGCATGTGTCCGGTCTGTCACTGGGCGCCGCGACCGGCATGTGGCTTGCTGCCAAATATCCCGAAAAAGTCAAGTCACTGTCACTCCACAGCGGCTGGCCCAAGACGGATCCCTTCCTTAAAACCGTGGTTGAAGGCTGGCAGGTCATGGCCAAGGGTCTGAACAGTGTGACGGAGATGGTCATCCTCGGCATTTTTCCCTGGTGCTTCACACCCGAGCTCTACGCCGAAAAACCGGACTATGTCCAGTCGCTGGCCGACTTTGTCAGAAGCAGGCCTGAACAGCCCCTGGATGCTTTCCTGCGCCAGTCCCAGGCTGTCATTGAACACGATGCGGAAGAGCAGCTCGGGCGCATCAAGGCGCCGACACAGATCACCTTTGGCCGTCACGATCTGATCACATCCACCCGCTTTGCACAAGCCATGCAGAACGCCATCGAGGATGCCCGGCTGGTTGTCTTTGAAGGCTGTGCCCACGCGCCGATCTACCAAGATGTCGAGGGTTTTAACCAGGCGACTTTGGAATTCCTGAAACAGCACGCAGGCTAG
- a CDS encoding helix-turn-helix transcriptional regulator, producing the protein MNEQEAAVARMTGYIEDHLLCRITASDLAKAAGYSQYHAARLFRSRVGLSPFEYIRRERMLRSAAALRKDKVKVLDVAFDYVFDSHEGFTRAFTQVFGINPKKFASHPRPDGWRIPYRYLDRSKKEEDSGMQQTYVIFTQIVERPKRKLILLRSKKADNYFDYCEEIGCGKSGDSYAWDLLSEIKEALYEPAGLWLPENLRTQGTGIYAHGVEVGADYTGGVPAGFDLIDLEPCKFLVFQGEPYNDQNFQEAVGLCMDRIQRFKPEVYGYRYAPDLAPKMQLKPEGWRGYIEMHPVIES; encoded by the coding sequence ATGAATGAACAAGAAGCGGCCGTCGCCAGAATGACCGGGTATATTGAAGATCACCTGCTTTGCCGCATCACCGCCAGTGATCTGGCGAAGGCGGCCGGCTATTCCCAATATCACGCCGCACGGCTCTTTAGGAGCCGGGTCGGCCTGTCTCCCTTCGAGTACATCCGCAGGGAGCGGATGCTGCGGTCTGCCGCCGCGCTTCGCAAGGACAAGGTGAAAGTGCTGGATGTTGCCTTCGATTATGTCTTTGACAGCCATGAGGGCTTTACCCGCGCATTCACCCAAGTATTCGGGATAAACCCGAAAAAATTTGCCAGCCACCCAAGGCCTGATGGCTGGCGGATTCCCTATCGATATCTTGACCGGTCAAAAAAAGAGGAGGACTCCGGCATGCAGCAAACTTATGTCATCTTCACCCAAATTGTTGAACGCCCAAAAAGAAAACTCATTCTTCTGCGAAGCAAAAAAGCCGATAATTATTTTGATTACTGCGAGGAAATCGGCTGTGGGAAAAGCGGGGATTCCTACGCCTGGGATCTTCTTTCTGAAATAAAAGAGGCCCTTTATGAACCCGCAGGCTTGTGGCTGCCCGAAAATCTGCGCACGCAAGGAACCGGTATCTACGCCCACGGCGTGGAGGTTGGAGCTGACTACACAGGCGGAGTTCCTGCAGGTTTTGATCTGATTGATCTGGAACCCTGCAAATTTCTTGTTTTCCAGGGAGAACCCTATAATGATCAAAATTTTCAGGAGGCTGTCGGTCTTTGCATGGACCGCATCCAAAGGTTCAAGCCGGAAGTCTACGGCTACCGGTATGCGCCCGATCTGGCACCCAAAATGCAATTGAAGCCGGAGGGCTGGCGGGGCTACATTGAGATGCATCCCGTCATAGAGAGTTAG
- a CDS encoding RNA polymerase sigma factor — MIVRDDETLYREYLEGSEDGLGELIERYGTRLTLYIHRYIHDIHDAEDLMIDVFAYLAVKKPRIREGAFKAYIYKSAWHASLRFLAQNKLRHCLSLDDIGYEPKSGDRSDELAIANERTDLLSLCMERLNPDYRQALYLVYFEQLHHAEAAVIMGKSEKQIADLVYRGKKSLRKRLEEEGVVHAEY, encoded by the coding sequence ATGATAGTGCGAGATGATGAAACCCTCTACCGCGAATACCTGGAAGGCAGCGAAGATGGCTTAGGTGAGTTGATCGAGCGGTATGGCACGCGCCTGACTTTATATATTCACCGCTATATTCATGACATTCATGATGCAGAAGATTTGATGATTGACGTTTTCGCTTACCTTGCTGTCAAAAAACCCCGTATCCGCGAGGGTGCTTTTAAGGCCTATATCTATAAATCAGCCTGGCATGCTTCCCTGCGTTTTCTGGCTCAGAACAAGCTTCGCCACTGTCTGAGTCTGGACGACATCGGGTACGAGCCCAAGAGCGGGGACAGGTCGGACGAACTGGCCATTGCGAATGAACGCACTGATCTTCTGAGCCTTTGCATGGAGCGATTGAACCCGGACTACCGTCAGGCACTCTATCTGGTATATTTTGAGCAATTGCATCACGCTGAGGCTGCTGTAATCATGGGAAAAAGCGAAAAGCAAATTGCGGATTTGGTTTACCGCGGGAAAAAATCCCTGCGCAAACGTTTGGAGGAGGAAGGTGTCGTCCATGCGGAGTACTGA